The following proteins come from a genomic window of Thiothrix winogradskyi:
- a CDS encoding TorD/DmsD family molecular chaperone: MMLEVINDLRLLADLHATEVTAEKLEELRAVAFLGAEALPQPLPATLLDELACDFADIYLHGKFHSSPQESVWLDDEELICQQPMFEVRDWYARHELAVPDWRKRADDHLVNELLFIAHLLDKAAEQAEPLVLLAETARFMDEHLLRWLLPFAQRVAQRCHTEFYAKLALETAAYAEHIRDSLAEILGVPRPTHEEIETRMKAQQRAAAQPQTMQYYPGVAPSW, from the coding sequence ATGATGCTGGAAGTCATCAACGACCTGCGTCTGCTGGCGGATTTACACGCGACGGAAGTGACCGCAGAGAAACTGGAGGAACTGCGGGCAGTTGCGTTCCTGGGGGCAGAGGCATTGCCGCAGCCGCTCCCCGCTACCCTGCTTGACGAGCTTGCCTGTGACTTTGCCGACATTTACCTCCACGGTAAATTCCACAGTTCGCCGCAGGAATCGGTGTGGCTTGATGACGAGGAGCTGATTTGCCAGCAACCAATGTTTGAAGTGCGCGACTGGTATGCCCGCCACGAACTGGCGGTTCCCGACTGGCGCAAGCGGGCAGATGACCATCTAGTCAATGAGCTGCTGTTTATTGCCCACCTGCTGGACAAGGCAGCCGAACAGGCAGAGCCACTGGTATTGCTGGCAGAAACGGCACGTTTCATGGATGAACACCTGCTGCGCTGGCTGCTACCGTTTGCCCAGCGGGTCGCGCAACGCTGCCACACTGAGTTCTATGCCAAGCTGGCACTGGAAACAGCGGCATACGCCGAACATATCCGTGATTCACTGGCAGAAATTCTGGGTGTGCCGCGCCCGACCCACGAGGAAATCGAAACCCGCATGAAAGCCCAGCAGCGGGCAGCGGCACAGCCGCAAACCATGCAATATTACCCCGGCGTTGCGCCGAGCTGGTAA
- a CDS encoding 4Fe-4S dicluster domain-containing protein encodes MANEPSPKNPVLQDKATIKEAIKRHKKEVYTPVVPEQQFGFIHHNVDCIGCRACEIACKDKNGLAPGPRFRRVMYVEGGTYPAVYAYKVNMSCNHCAEPACLPTCPTGAIFKRKQDGIVDIDSTLCIGCRRCEAACPYGAPQFIPEQNIVSKCNMCVDEIDAGRKPYCVMACMMRVLDIGPIDQLRAGAYQTKAMAPTEKDKLVGQVKGMADPALTNPSIVFIAHSQGKVEPVAATPAASAAQPAPVTPEKK; translated from the coding sequence ATGGCAAACGAGCCATCACCTAAAAATCCGGTATTACAGGACAAGGCCACCATCAAGGAAGCCATTAAACGCCATAAGAAAGAGGTCTACACACCGGTAGTACCCGAACAGCAATTCGGCTTCATCCACCACAATGTGGACTGTATTGGTTGTCGCGCCTGTGAAATTGCCTGCAAGGACAAAAATGGCCTAGCACCGGGGCCACGTTTCCGCCGCGTCATGTACGTGGAAGGTGGCACTTACCCGGCGGTGTATGCCTACAAGGTGAATATGTCGTGCAACCATTGCGCGGAACCAGCATGTTTGCCGACCTGCCCGACCGGGGCGATTTTCAAGCGCAAACAGGATGGCATCGTCGATATTGATTCCACCCTGTGCATTGGCTGCCGCCGTTGTGAAGCCGCTTGCCCCTATGGTGCGCCGCAATTCATCCCCGAACAGAACATCGTCTCCAAATGCAATATGTGCGTGGACGAGATTGATGCAGGGCGCAAGCCGTATTGCGTGATGGCGTGCATGATGCGGGTGCTGGATATTGGTCCGATTGATCAGTTACGGGCGGGTGCTTACCAAACCAAGGCGATGGCTCCCACCGAAAAGGACAAGCTGGTGGGGCAAGTGAAAGGCATGGCAGACCCTGCACTGACTAACCCATCCATTGTGTTCATTGCCCACAGTCAAGGCAAGGTCGAGCCAGTCGCCGCAACCCCTGCGGCTTCCGCAGCCCAACCAGCCCCTGTCACACCGGAGAAAAAATGA